The window AATCTAAAGTATTctaatataaatcatttttcattgaattgcGTGATGTTTACTTCTTGTTAAGGACAATAAATATGTATGCTTaattaagaacacaaaatttgatCACTTTGATGTTGTGATGGTTTGAGTTGGTTTTGGGACTGGATTAGATTGATTTAGGGACGAATTGGTGTTTTGGAGTTGATATACTTTGGGTTATCTTTGTAGTTGGAATAGTTTACTTTGTGGACAGGTTGGGTTCGTTTGTAATTGGCTATGCTTGGTTCCACATTAGTGCACCTCTCAATTTTAAGTTACAACTGATTGGATTATGACTGATTTGGAAATGCTAGTTTGCTTTGGTGTTAAGTTGAGTGCTTTCAAGTTAGCTTGggttacttttaaatttaacttactTTGTGGCTATGTTACTTTGGCATTGACTTTGCTAAGACTAATAACTCTTTATTTAAGAATGTTTTAGAGTTTTAGTGGTTCACCATTGTAGAAAATAcgttgtaattttaaatagttttcaaTGCCAtctattattacaaaaataaagcaacGTTTTtcatgtaattatttttgcattctcaattacaatttaaatataacttttttaaggATTTTAACCTCCCGTTGAGTCagttacatttaaaattaacactaaaatAGACGAGTTATTGACGTGGGTAGGTTTCAAAACTTAAACATCTGTCCTTGCATCTGTTCATCAAATGGTCCCATTCTTAGTTTATTTCTCgctaattttctaatttatttttgtcgattcgaattaatgatttattttcttacttaaaagataaaaatcgaaaataaatttgaattttaaccTTTTAGGCCGatatctataaacaaattCCACCGAGGTCacgttattaacaataataacgGCAGCACATGCGGCTacattaaactttaaaatattcagttttaaaaataacacaacTTGGAAGACAaattgaaagaatttttttgtttcgagATAAATTTTTAGCCTGAACTAATTTTACCGAAACCGATTCGTTTTGCTTTGcgaaattttaagttttgaaaaaacaattattgtcAAATGGAGCACAAAGGGAATTGTTACGGTCCCAGTTTTTTGAATCACAGTTTGTTGAAAGTACTTgatcgtttttattatttcgtttcttgtaaaagaaagtggatttttgacattttccaTTTATAAACGTCTAGAAAATTATCGAACGACCTTTAAAACGGAAAGAAAGAACGAACGGGCAAAGAGTCGCCACTTTGGGGCCCGCTCTACTCTAGCAATAATGTAGAGGGGGAACCCAACAGTAAAACAGAGTTTTACACTCAGTAGCACTGAGTGTATTCTACACAGACAGATCTccattaaatcaaaaattgtttgttttctttctttatccGAGTTATTTATTTCTTGGATTATGTACAAAAAGAAGTGGTAATGGGTTAAGCTCAAAAAggaaatcaaagaaaaataagaattcGAAATTAACAAAAgaggaaatattaaaaaagaaaaatgtataagTTACTAGGAGGTTTAgcaggatttttaaaatatcaacaagTTAAAACAGATTGTGCTCTATTTCGTTTACACAATCAATTCACATCCGTTTTATTATTTGGATGTAGTTTAATTATCACAGCTTCTCAATACGTAGGGCAACCAATTCAATGTTTAGTTGATGGTTTACCAAAACATGTCGTTAACACTTATTGTTGGATTCAATCAACTTTTACCATGCCGGAAGCTTTTAGAAGAGAGGTAAGAAAAAATTCTTAgcattaatttacaaaatgatTATTTCTGTATAACATCACTGTGAGTCAACTATTGATGACGCAATTGCATTTTAATTAGTCAACCTTTAAAGTTTCACTTTTATAGTGATGTCACATCAAACCgactatatttattaatataaaaaaacgatttttataacaaatcaaCGCTAAAAGTATCCATTTTAAGCCCGTATATATCTATCTAGTtgatttataagaaaaaatctcATTgttataacctcaattttttgacataacctatttaatttaaacctaacctaaaaattaaaaaatattctttcttttgatgttaCCAACTTCattgttgtatttaaaatgttattttaacatttaatttaatattttaggatcccaactttatttttaataattaaagaatggTTCTTACCTTAAATTGATGATAAACTAGTTCGGTTcgattatttcataaaatttatgtttctaacttcattgttgtattcaatttgacgtttaaaaaatgacatatttgaaatagaaaatgattttttagttcacgctttttttattctttaaatcctTTCAAGTTACTTTATATTTCAAGATCCAAGAGTGGTTCTTAATAATAGGTTTGCCAACGAAGAAGGAAACCTTCAAGCTGGTTTTGTAATTACATGCTTTTCATTCTCTTCGAGTTTCTTGGTCTCAAACCACTTTTTCGTTCCATTTCAGATCGGGAAAGAAGTCGCTCATCCAGGTATTGCGAACGATTTTGGAGCGGttgaagaaagaaaatattacACTTATTATCAATGGGTTTGTTTCGTGCTATTTTTCCaggtaaatataaatttgcaAGTTTAAAACAAACTTTGATTTTGTTCCAATAATTAGGGAATAGCGTGTTATTTGCCCCACATAATTTGGAAAATGGGTGAAGGCCAATTAATGAGAACTTTGGTGATGGGAATGAATTTGGGGATTTGTTACCCAGAAGAAAAACATGCcaagaaaaaaatcgttttagagTACCTTATGTCACATATCAAGGTAAGGTTTATTAGACAACTTaacaaatcttttttaattcatcttttTAGCGCCACAATTTGTACGTAATTCGTTATTGGATTTGTGAAGCATTATGCTTGGTGAATATAATCGTTCAAATGTACCTgatgaataagttttttgGTGGGGAATTTTTATCTTACGGTTGGAAAGTCATGGATTTCTCAGATTCTCCGCAAGAAAACCGAGTCGATCCCATGGTTTACGTTTTCCCCAGAGTGACTAAATGCCTTTTTCATAAATACGGAGCTACAGGAACGATACAAACACATGATAGCATGTGTATTTTacctttaaatattgttaatgaaaaaacgtacatttttatttggtTTTGGTATGTTATTTTAGCGACTGCcttaagtttattaataatttatcgtGTTCTAATAATAACTATTCCGAAACTTCGCCCCAGAATAATGCATGCTAAAAATAAGGGAATTCCAGTTGAAATCTGTCAAGCTGTTAGTCGTAAAGTTGATTTGGGTGACTGGTGGATTTTGTTAATGTTAGGAACTAATATGGATCCATTAATTTACCGCGAAATTATTTCGgaattagcaaaaaaaatcgataccGATGCTAGCAATAATCAATAAGTTGTATATTGATAAAATCGTcctcaaaaattcaaaatatccTTAAAAAGActgaatatattaataataaatattcagtattattttttaaccatttCGTTATAAACATTCCGTagttattttccaaaaacgattacgagacgatttttaaaactaaaatatttaaaatgataaaaaatgaaattattttaattggtaaaaacaaataaaagtggGACCAATAACTCTGTGATCGTTTTAAacgttttcaatttaaaaccgaaacatttttttttgtggattcATCCCAAATGAcgagatttttaatgattattattgaaTAAGTAAAGAACAAAACTATTTAGATTAATGAGATTAGGTTATAAGATACTTTTTAAGTTAAGAAATGGTTTgtgacgttttatttttattgtatgaataaaaataatatttgattaTATGTActattacattacattacattaccaGCCTTGCTCcgtgaaataaataaaataaggtgaaataatattttgaatttattagtGTAAGCGACATCTAGcgttgttttaaattatatgtTGAAGAAATAGTTTGGAACTTTGCTATACATTTGTTGGTTAATAATTTAGTTCGTCTGCGCAAATATAGATGGATGGATAAGTTTTGagtcatttataaaaattgaaatgttaaaatatcaataatgttAGATATCTAAATAAATACCTTTTTGGATTCTTGTagcgtttttttataaacataattCTATTCCGACATATTAAAACTAAGAGTAGGTTACTTACTTATGTTTGAAAACTTTCTGATCAATCTCTGCAGTGGAGATCCTAAAGCTAAGTTGATTTCTTCTACTTAATCCTCTCTTTTTATAGATGATGTTTCTCTATTTTAGATCGACGTTTTCCGCAtcctaaaataattaatatatcattaatttagaattaaaagcTAACTCGATATAATGATTCAGAAACGCCCAACTGAATCAATGTAAATATATACGTCATTTGTAGATGCAACGAAAGGATTAATGCATATTTTTAGCATAGTTAAAATAAGCttatatttgaatttgtatgtgaaacatttcgaaataaaaatattggtcGTTTTCAAGAACTTAATGAATTAATAGGATTAATTAATGATCTTTTAATCCGATTTAATTTCTGATAACATTGAAGGAAACTCGagacttttcttttattaagttaaagtaataatatcGATTGTAGATATTGTCATTTCAAGAAAGTGAGCGCTTATAAGTGTTGTTTTAGAGATCTTGAAGTGTCAAAGTTAAGTTTAAATTCGATTTTGGTAAgtagcaataaaaaaaagaattaatttttgattatttaaaatacacCTTGACCCAGAAAAATCAGCCAAATATAACAAAACTCTTGCAAAATCACATAACGCGTAACACATCGTTTCGGAAGTCGTAAAAAGCTCCCGTTgttaatttatacttttttttagcGCCCAACTTTTTCTCAAATATAAAATTCTCAAAAAGTAGGTTGAGTACGAtcctgatttttttttactcatCTTTACAGACCTCAATTCTGATTTTGATTCTAATCCTGTTTGTTTTCAGGATCCCGAAAATAAACACAAGCGAAAAAAGCTCCCACTGCCGCCAGAGAAAGAGCACTCTTTctcaacaaaaaagaaacttcaGTTTTAATCGAAATTTCAATCTCGacactttaatttttcttttcaatctcAATGTTCACGGTTAAAGACGACCCGCTAACAAGCGCAGTTTCACTTTTAGGGCGAATTAGTGCCGATAAAGTTCAGATCGGTTCATCATCATTAAGAAGATCGGCTAGAAGGagttttgaagaaatcaaaaGAACTAATAGTACCGTTGAAGGTACTATGCCAGGGTTGGATATTTTAAGAGGAGTTTATACCTTAACTCAGGtaatattttaagtaaaaatttaacaaagaattatttttaaacattcgGGATCTCGTTGAGTCACAATCACTCTAAAAATAGGATAAACAAACAAACCGAAATGTATACGGGTTATAGTAGTAGGTTGTATTACGCATCTTAACCCAATTAAACgaaacttcaaaaaaaaacgaatcagaaaaaaaacgatttcttattGTCAATCGAACATTCAAAGAGAAAAGTAGAATTTAATTCGgtgatattttaaaacgttttgttTACCACCTTCTTGTCTGCAATGTATCAAAAGATCGACCAGATTCCAGACGCCGCATTCCAAAATTAACTTACAACAAAGTTTATAAGACAAGAAGGTCTTTTGAACACTAAGATTATTCTTGGTCATGATCATGTTGATATTgcctaaataaaaattaaataaataatggtattaaaaattatactaattaatttatacttctttcctttttttatagaTTAATCATGTAACAATCGATTCATTGATTTTTCGTCTACACAGTAACGCAACTGTAATTCTTTTGGTAACATTTTCTATCGCTGTTACAACAAGGCAATACGTGGGGAATCCCATAGATTGTGTTCATACAAAGTAAGTCAATTCTGAATAactactagaactaacactagtattacaactagaatcattcgggtttagccgtctttagagacgtgcggctaaacccaaatgattctagttctaggtatagtgttagttctagttttacacttttagaactaacatagcacctagaactaaaaacatttgggtttagcagtacgtctcttaagacggttaaacttaaaaattatttcaataaaaatatacaacaaattaGTTGATTTATACTTCGTAtagacaactcggggaatactccgagtttatctatgaacatggaGTAGAGTAAGATGGGGAATAACCCAAGTTGAACGACTTAAAGatattttgtccgttatatccGAAGTCAATACTATCGAGGTTTTAGTgtatttagatttaaaacgGAGATCGATAAGGTTAAACGTCCAGTAGATAAATTAATCCAACTCGATAAATAATTCTCGTAACAGTGGGAGTTATTAGTTTGATAAATAAGCAAATGCAGGATGTTCCTTTCAACGCGTTAAACGTACATATACACGATTAGTTAGGAACCCAAAACGattacaaaaacatatttaatttatacatttttacaGAGACATCCCAGAAGATGTTTTAAACACTTATTGTTGGATCCATTCAACTTACACGATGATGGAAGCTTTTTTAAAACGACCCGGATATCAAGTACCTTACCCCGGCATTGAAAACTCATTTCAAAAATCTCCCGGAAGGAATCAAATCAAACAAGTTAAATACTACCAGTGGGTGgcatttatgttgttttttcaggtaaattaacaaaaaatcaaaacaacccATCAATCAAATGAACTTTGCCGATATTTTTGGAAACGGAATGCACGCATTTGAGACAATTAAACGTGAAATATAAGCACAATAAGCTGGTGTAGTGTAATAAAATTCCATTACGACTGGCAACTGGCCAGAAAACTGTCGAATCGCCCAATTTGATccggttttatttcttattttcttttaacccCGTCGCGTTCGTCTTAAGATTCAATTCGAATGCCATGTCATCGTTTAGATTATCGTTTTACGTTTGTGATCGcgtatatttttgatttatcgtGCCACTACCGTTCGAAACACTCTTCAGATGACGTCAAACTTACATAAATTTACTTCGATCTATCTCGTTTCAAATTGATCGAAATGTTACTACTATTTATACCGGCAGCATAAAGAGGatcattttagtttttatttgatgtttcaatcggtttttaatacacagAAATAAACATGAAGGAATGttttcgaaaataatttttttttcgaaaactgacAACAACCATTTCTGATGGATTTGGTTTAAAGAGGATTAGTTCAGATTTTGACAGTATTATAAAAGGAATATATCACATCATTAAGGCTTTCATAAAGGTTTTAATAGCTCTGCTGTTTCTGCAGTATCATTGAtagttgaaacaaaactaaccttacccaaTATTCTTTTTTGGGTTGGTTTACCTTTGTGAATAAAACTAACCTTATACAACATTTTCTGAACATCAAAAATGACCGGTGAATGATGAAAATGTACTTATTACATGTAAAGGTAGATACTTTAACACTATTTAACTCTAGTCTCTAAAACTGAGATGTTAGAGTAGGTTGACATGGACTTGATAAACCTAATTTCATAAAGATAATGAAAAATTACCGTTATGAATAAGAACCACGTTAGTATCCATCAACtcagtaataataatatggtaaatataaacgtttaaattttcttaaataacaTCCAAACAGACATCTAATACAATACTCACTTAATTAAAACCCATAAAGCTCGCATCCTTTGATAAGTTTAGAACAGACAGCTTCTTCAAAGGATGATCCAagattttcttctttataatAATGTTACAAGAGAAAATCTAGattaaacagaaaaaattaatttgaatatatttaaccatataaaaaataacttgtaCCTATAattgaagtttaatttttaattcttcatttAACTCGAACGctttgaatcatttttaagTCTATgcccaaaaaataaataaacttattatacaaagtggattttttaaaaaatcacttgtAATGCTCGAAAATCTATATTTGCCTTTAAGTTTACTTTCGAGCGCGAGCCGAGGGCCGCTGTCGGTGCGCGCCCTCTCTTCAGGATTTTCAGGTTAATTTCGACTAAAAATACTTACGCCAAAATTGAAACCCGAACGAACAGCATCTGAAACACTCCAATACAGAAAACGAAACAGTTTCAGTTCTGCGCCGACGACGACGGTTTCATCGGAATCGTTGCGCGagtttttcaaatttcttATTCGTTTCGTTTTCGTTTCATTCATCTTTAAAGAAACAACAGCAACACACagtgaattaaattaaattaaacctaaaacaaaatatcttcatttaaaaattgagtataataataaaacgatttGAGATGGTTTAAGTGAATCCCTTTTAGAAAGAAACAtgcgttttaattatttcatcgTAGAAAAGTCGTTATCgagtttgataaaattaataaatgttcttTTGGAAACGAAAAGATGATAATgttgatgataaaaataaaattaaaaattttatttcacataaAAGTTAAATCAAAACATGTTGGATATTTTTCGAGGGTTGAAAAATCTTATCAGGGTCAGTCATATACATATAGATTCGCCAATTTTTCGACTTCACTACTCAATAACCGTATTAATATTGATCGCGTTTAGTTTAATCGTAACAACTAGACAATATGTTGGTAATCCAATCGATTGTGTTCACACCAAAGATATACCCGAGGACGTTTTGAACACTTATTGTTGGATTCACTCAACTTACACGGTGCAAAgtgcttttaataaaaaagtcgGGATTGAAGTGCCTTATCCCGGAGTCGAAACTGCCAAAGATGAAAACGACAAGAAACTTTACAAGTATTATCAGTGGGTGTGTTTTTGTCTTTTCTTTCAAGTAAGTAAACtaagattaaataaaattttattaaaacataaattttatatttcttaaaacCCATTTGtcttaaatcttttaaaagattctTAAATAGCTTTGAATGTATACTGAAACTATTTTCCAGTGAATCATACGTCGTCTTCCGGAAACGTTCAACTGAAAATAGCTCCATGCCAAGAGAGTTAAACACTCTTTTATTCCAATTCCGTAGTTTTATATTTCGAATTTATGCACGATCCTTTGTGAAGCTAAAAATTCGAAGGAGACATTAAACGGTTCTCATAGCAATAAAACATAcaagttcaaaaaaaaatacatataatatatttcGAGCTTTAATAACTTCGGTTCTGGGGCCCTCGTTTTTAAAACGCGTGCCATAAACAACGGGAGAGGCGAGAGAAGATCTTTGTTAGTGTACGTAATAAGctcatttttttcaaaaaaactcgACTTACGTCAGTCTGGTTTTTTTCTCACATTTTACCttcgttttgtttatttatttattcccAGAAATATTCTATTCTATTGTTATGAGGAAGTTGTAAACTTAATTACGACCGTTTTGAtcgtgtttattaaaattaaaattgtttaataacgatattttcttttattagttaataaaagaaatacaaaaaataaatatttttacggGTTTATGTTTTCTGGAGGAAGatgtttttatattcaaaGCGAATATTCGAcgtttatctttattttggGAGGATCAAGAGGTTTTTATACTGAGCTTTTGTatgagatttaaaaattttaaaaaagaacttaGCTTATTTGCAATGTATTAAAGATTTCGATACATTACCTCCAAGTACTTCAATTGTGTGTACAAAATGTTGGTTTTTGTACTggtaataaactttattacaaCATTGTGTAGCCTCCATCCAACATAAACCtctacaataataaaaatatattcataAACAAAAACTCTGTCTTTAGATGTTACCTGTATCAATCTTTTGATACTACATTTTCGTAGCATCATTAACCCAGAGCAGTATCACATACTCGACGGTGAGTGTTACGAATGAGGTAATCTTCTCCATAAATATTATTCTGCAAACAGCcatcaaatcaaaataatttgataaaataagtGATGTTAACTTTACCTTTTACTAGATTTTTGTCAAAATCGAGGCTTTTAGTCCACCTCTATTAACCAATGTAATCATTACTTTtagatttattcattaatttaactaGTTTTACATAAATTCTTACATTTCCCATTCGCtcaacgatttttatttttgaactgACATTGATTAGAAATGACGTTTCGCTAATTTTAAATGCTAATTTGACTTTTTCGTACATTTTTGTACTGCAAAGTCAAattaacgtataaaaaaataatttaaatgttttaatattaatttaactttttttttttaaacattttcttctcaattataattttttttcataaaattaaatttatttttaagtttaataactttttcaaaaatacttaCCATTTATCGCTGGTGGTTGTCATCAAATATAAATACCATGTTGCCAATCCctaaaaatgaaatacaaaCATAACCTATACACACGTTTTATATATTGGTTAGGTTAGGATGACATGCAAACATAACCTCATTAAtataaacgtcaatttcaaaaacataCTTTTGAAGATAAGTTTTGTACGTGGTTAAACAGATACTCCTATGATTTTGGTagctaaaaaaaattgttacaattCAGGGTTGGTTGATGAAAAAGGCCAAGTTCTCTTCGGTCTCTCCGGGGttctattttagttttaaagttTACTTTTATTGTAGCCAGCCAGATTATAGATTGTTGTCGTTATGAGACCTTGTGTTGAACCAGAAAAGTAAACAAACGTACGCGCCGAATGCCGCAGGAAAACTTAAATAAACGTcgagttgattttaatgaagtGGACGCCTTTCTGTTTGGACAAGTTTAATTATAAGATCAATAAGATCACCTAACATTTATCATCagaattgttttgaaaaaatctaaaaaactGTGAAAAACATGATAGTTTTTTcgttaaatcttttaatttttttattgataaatgaCGATTATTTTTCCTTTGATTTCGAATTGATCGTATAATTACATTATAATGTAAAGTTCAACAGCCTCTCAAAATTAGTCATCGTTTTCTAATTCAAGTAAATCGAGATCGTGCGTTTATGTGCGTACGATTAACGTAAATAACTTGGATAAATCACcataaaactaaattagaaCAAGTTTAAGTTGAATTTTcattgaagaaaatttttttatcgcCAACCTTGTCAATTGTACAGGAAGATATCCTTGTAAGTTGCAGCTAATTCGCGGGAAAACGTAAATATTTGCCGTGCGATTTGTATCCGAATAAATTTCAAACCGTTAAGACCCCCAggatatttaaagtttttcgtAGTAAACTTTCAGTATTTACGTTCATTTTATTCTTGATTCTACTATTTATAGTTTTactaattcaatttaatttttttttattataaatttcttcTAAAAACGGAAAATTATTCAGTTATTCAACCTTATCTTTCGTTTCTCCCATTCGAAtagtttacaaaaataaagaaaatattgagtCTAAAACATTGTTGCTTTATGCAACAATGTGCATTCATTAAATGCTGGAAAACATTCTGTAAATACATCTCATCCGGTACAGTCTACTATTTAATGTCTCTAAAGTAGTATTAACATCGAAGTAATGGCTGAGACTGGAGTAAGTGGGTAATTTTAGATGAAACTTTTGTTTGAATCTTCATTAAGTTACATAGCGAACAAACTTAATCCTTTGGGGTCATATAAGTTTCCatggaaataaaacttaatttgcTTCTCgcatatatattatataacttGGGTAATTGTGGTGAACCATCACAACATTCGGATATGGAGAACGGAAAATCATCATGACATTATCCAACATGAAagggattttcaaaaattgaatgttttcTGTGCGTCTTTGTTTGATAATTCGGAGCAGTAACGGATTTAGTAAGGGaactaaattttttctaatgaCCATCTCAAATTTCAAACTTcttataatttgttaatttaccAGTTCCATTTCAAAGAGAATTACCAAATTAATGTCTACCGAGTGTAGAGTctgaaataacaaaattcttttttatgacagatgtttgtatttttaaaaatagacattttaaaactttttcgttttatatAAGATTCTAAAGTCGTTTAAGTTTTAAAGTCATGGGTGTTAGTTCTGTTGATTCACTGTTGAACACGTgctcattttttttctttgaacaCCACGCGAACAAACCACGGTACATTTTCCAAATATAAAACACGTACAGGATCGTTACACACTATAACGTTTTCATGCACATTTGTATGCGTTGGAATTGTGCCAAAAAAGAGAGATGTAGTGCAATGACCGTGTTCCAATTTGGTTTTTGATTTCTGatacattaaaaaagtaaaaaagaatcacttttttcgactttttaaaacaaatcattcGTGAAATCGTGTGCCGATTATTtgatcaataaataataaggatATTGACGTTAACATCCgaataaatttctaaaaatgatCGTCCCGATTCGTCTCggcatgtttttttttgaattaatccGATAAGGTAAATAATCAAAGGAGGGCGATTTTTAATGCGAAATGGGTCGGGTTTATTTACgagaattaaaagaatcaacttaaacttcaaataaaaatgatatcgCTAATGGTTTATTTatgagaattaaaaaatgatttatagattaaatttaaaataaacagaCGGATAAATAACAACGCTTGTTGAAGACACCTGAATATCCTGGATGTTGACACAATTAGGTCAAtgataaatttataaagaaataatgtaAAATGACAAAAAGAGGAGTTGCTTACGTAAATATATTCCTTGTTACGTCCAACTGTAATCGATTAAAGATGCCAAAATGATATAAGATTAACGTCTTT of the Onthophagus taurus isolate NC chromosome 10, IU_Otau_3.0, whole genome shotgun sequence genome contains:
- the LOC111428363 gene encoding innexin inx1 encodes the protein MYKLLGGLAGFLKYQQVKTDCALFRLHNQFTSVLLFGCSLIITASQYVGQPIQCLVDGLPKHVVNTYCWIQSTFTMPEAFRREIGKEVAHPGIANDFGAVEERKYYTYYQWVCFVLFFQGIACYLPHIIWKMGEGQLMRTLVMGMNLGICYPEEKHAKKKIVLEYLMSHIKRHNLYVIRYWICEALCLVNIIVQMYLMNKFFGGEFLSYGWKVMDFSDSPQENRVDPMVYVFPRVTKCLFHKYGATGTIQTHDSMCILPLNIVNEKTYIFIWFWYVILATALSLLIIYRVLIITIPKLRPRIMHAKNKGIPVEICQAVSRKVDLGDWWILLMLGTNMDPLIYREIISELAKKIDTDASNNQ